One genomic segment of Mesoterricola silvestris includes these proteins:
- a CDS encoding carboxymuconolactone decarboxylase family protein — translation MKIRENLDAMIAKHPEIYEAYERYGRAVHEQGGPLDERTRWLIKLAVSASQGLAKAQITHMAKARAAGCTGEEIEHAILLIAPTAGFPRMMEAMERFRETGD, via the coding sequence ATGAAGATCCGCGAGAACCTGGACGCCATGATCGCCAAACACCCGGAGATCTACGAGGCCTACGAACGCTACGGCAGGGCCGTCCACGAGCAGGGGGGCCCCCTGGACGAGCGCACCCGCTGGCTCATCAAGCTCGCCGTCTCCGCCTCCCAGGGCCTCGCCAAGGCCCAGATCACCCACATGGCCAAGGCCCGGGCCGCGGGCTGCACGGGGGAGGAGATCGAGCACGCCATCCTCCTCATCGCCCCCACCGCCGGGTTCCCCCGCATGATGGAAGCCATGGAGCGCTTCCGGGAGACCGGCGACTAG
- a CDS encoding helix-turn-helix transcriptional regulator has protein sequence MSPARPGAIQTQGLVGSDRLREALLLLREAGAEGISREKLRLRMGGLNLRTVDRAIGVLEAQGAQFDRHRRGSPAVIHFVLRKGPTWDEHVSSEARMALRVAGLSLAQCGTLLWQDQLEALEAFASERMSTRDRRLFENLKKAIHVQGGADDPIEAPDILEPLLRALEGRKETEVVYQAAGAPAATLHHVVPYALTHDLFSGGTFLLVWDPAKGLPKHLRQNRIVSVKVLSRTGSFPEELMARTARYQIGGWTSAGAPFRVEALVRGAHWIQAFREAPPALPDFETFPGGDGESVRVAFRATHPNGAARWLMQFGAAAEILEPAFLREEVLAQFRKAVAAYERVDGSPEGA, from the coding sequence ATGAGCCCCGCCCGGCCCGGCGCGATCCAGACCCAGGGGCTGGTGGGCTCCGACCGGCTCCGGGAGGCCCTCCTGCTGCTCCGGGAGGCCGGCGCCGAGGGCATCAGCCGCGAGAAGCTCCGGCTCCGCATGGGCGGCCTGAACCTGCGCACCGTGGACCGCGCCATCGGCGTGCTGGAGGCCCAGGGCGCCCAGTTCGACCGCCACCGCCGGGGCAGCCCCGCGGTCATCCACTTCGTCCTGCGCAAGGGCCCCACCTGGGACGAGCACGTGTCCAGCGAAGCCCGCATGGCCCTGCGCGTCGCGGGGCTCTCCCTGGCCCAGTGCGGCACCCTCCTCTGGCAGGACCAGTTGGAGGCCCTGGAAGCCTTCGCCAGCGAGCGCATGTCCACCCGGGACCGCCGCCTCTTCGAGAACCTCAAGAAGGCCATCCACGTCCAGGGCGGCGCCGACGACCCCATCGAGGCCCCCGATATCCTCGAGCCCCTCCTCAGGGCCCTGGAGGGCCGGAAGGAGACGGAGGTGGTCTACCAGGCCGCCGGGGCCCCCGCGGCCACCCTGCACCACGTCGTGCCCTACGCCCTCACCCACGATCTCTTCTCAGGCGGCACCTTCCTCCTGGTGTGGGACCCCGCCAAGGGCCTGCCCAAGCACCTGCGCCAGAACCGCATCGTGAGCGTGAAGGTCCTGTCGCGCACCGGGAGCTTCCCGGAGGAGCTCATGGCTCGGACGGCCCGGTACCAGATCGGGGGCTGGACCAGCGCCGGCGCCCCCTTCCGGGTGGAGGCCCTCGTGCGCGGCGCCCACTGGATCCAGGCCTTCCGGGAAGCCCCCCCCGCCCTGCCGGACTTCGAGACCTTCCCGGGCGGGGACGGTGAATCGGTGCGCGTGGCCTTCCGGGCCACCCACCCCAACGGGGCGGCCCGGTGGCTCATGCAGTTCGGCGCCGCGGCGGAGATCCTGGAGCCCGCGTTCCTGCGCGAGGAGGTCCTCGCCCAGTTCCGGAAGGCCGTGGCCGCGTACGAACGGGTCGACGGATCCCCGGAAGGGGCGTAA
- a CDS encoding nuclease-related domain-containing DEAD/DEAH box helicase, whose protein sequence is MPILHPDPPRIPPGLHSEQDVLRALRTLPGEAHVFARLRILDAEANRDREIDFLVVHPELGLVIIEVKGSGVEPQGDHWVRRHGGRTERLDESPGEQLLAQQYALLHFLKEAGAGFVPQITRVLALPSLALRPGQALGPDLPASRILTRDKLSQPFLALREAVTGGLPWEEWRRGPDARHHEVRPDALKRILDAMVPQLLPPPSLAEVMQAEGQHQDRTSAMFLNHLAQNFSRGRYHLQGGPGSGKSLLARQVTRLWASEGRRVLVVAFNRALTFATQCALDDLIRADRVFVSTYHDLAVNLLTQAERLPAFGRAEDFFNRDVPEGMEALLREGASGGEPGWDALVVDEAQDLDPSWVRPLLGLLRDPERDPTLLLEDPAQSLYREARHHLGRAWRLDLSLRQNAAIRRAACLAFPACGWEPPPAGPDEGAVLLRRSAPATWKADLAAHLSDLAREGIQSRQVLILAPHRPGTLGLKDGQELGPWRLNTVPDWWEGDAAGRVHMGTVHAYKGLESDVVIYLAPAYRHPDGPRLAYTAYSRARHRLIVLEGALAEPAAPKAPPEARAPAPRPAAPRVRTFAEPQRAALLGALTAAKAWKPASTTAEAP, encoded by the coding sequence ATGCCCATCCTCCACCCCGATCCCCCCCGCATCCCCCCCGGCCTGCACAGCGAACAGGACGTGCTCCGCGCCCTGCGCACCCTGCCCGGGGAGGCCCATGTCTTCGCGCGTCTGCGCATCCTGGACGCGGAGGCCAACCGGGACCGGGAGATCGATTTCCTGGTGGTCCATCCGGAACTGGGGCTGGTCATCATCGAAGTCAAGGGCAGCGGCGTGGAGCCCCAGGGGGATCACTGGGTCCGGCGCCACGGGGGCCGCACGGAACGCCTGGACGAGAGCCCCGGCGAGCAGCTCCTGGCCCAGCAGTACGCCCTCCTCCATTTCCTCAAGGAGGCCGGCGCGGGCTTCGTGCCCCAGATCACCCGGGTGCTGGCCCTGCCCTCCCTGGCGCTGAGGCCGGGCCAGGCCCTGGGGCCGGACCTTCCCGCCAGCCGCATCCTCACCCGGGACAAGCTCTCGCAGCCCTTCCTGGCCCTGCGGGAGGCCGTGACCGGGGGCCTTCCCTGGGAAGAATGGCGCCGGGGACCCGACGCGAGGCATCACGAGGTGCGGCCCGACGCGCTCAAGCGCATCCTGGACGCCATGGTGCCCCAGCTGCTTCCCCCGCCCAGCCTGGCCGAGGTGATGCAGGCCGAAGGCCAGCACCAGGACCGGACGTCGGCCATGTTCCTGAACCACCTGGCCCAGAACTTCAGCCGCGGCCGCTACCACCTCCAGGGCGGACCGGGTTCGGGCAAGTCCCTCCTGGCGCGCCAGGTGACGCGCCTGTGGGCCTCGGAGGGGCGGCGGGTGCTGGTGGTGGCCTTCAACCGGGCCCTCACCTTCGCCACCCAGTGCGCCCTGGACGACCTCATCCGCGCCGACCGGGTCTTCGTGAGCACCTACCACGACCTGGCCGTGAACCTGCTCACCCAGGCCGAACGGCTTCCGGCCTTCGGCAGGGCCGAGGACTTCTTCAACCGGGACGTGCCGGAGGGCATGGAGGCCCTGCTGCGGGAGGGCGCATCCGGCGGCGAACCCGGCTGGGACGCCCTGGTGGTGGACGAGGCCCAGGACCTGGACCCCTCCTGGGTGCGCCCCCTGCTGGGCCTGCTGCGGGATCCGGAAAGGGACCCCACCCTCCTCCTGGAGGACCCGGCCCAGAGCCTCTACCGGGAGGCCCGCCACCACCTGGGCCGCGCGTGGAGGCTCGACCTCAGCCTGCGCCAGAACGCCGCCATCCGCCGCGCCGCCTGCCTCGCCTTCCCCGCCTGCGGGTGGGAACCGCCCCCGGCGGGCCCCGACGAAGGCGCCGTGCTCCTGCGCCGCAGCGCTCCCGCCACCTGGAAGGCCGACCTCGCCGCGCACCTGTCGGACCTGGCCAGGGAGGGGATCCAGAGCCGCCAGGTGCTGATCCTCGCCCCCCACCGCCCGGGCACCCTGGGCCTGAAGGACGGCCAGGAGCTGGGCCCCTGGCGCCTCAACACCGTCCCGGACTGGTGGGAGGGGGACGCCGCGGGCCGGGTCCACATGGGCACGGTGCATGCGTACAAGGGCCTGGAGTCCGACGTGGTGATCTACCTGGCCCCCGCCTACCGGCACCCCGATGGCCCCCGCCTGGCCTACACGGCCTATTCCCGCGCCCGGCACCGCCTCATCGTCCTGGAGGGCGCCCTGGCCGAGCCCGCGGCCCCCAAGGCCCCGCCCGAGGCCCGGGCCCCCGCGCCGCGCCCCGCGGCCCCCCGGGTGCGCACCTTCGCCGAACCCCAGAGGGCGGCGCTCCTGGGAGCCCTGACCGCGGCCAAGGCCTGGAAACCGGCCTCCACGACCGCGGAGGCGCCATGA
- a CDS encoding dicarboxylate/amino acid:cation symporter — protein sequence MIRKPWFRSSTFWIFFGLLMGVVLGGFLPADRHPFAYESFRFLSKAFISLIKSIIVPILVATVITGIAQTGDIKAVGRMGGKALLYFEVVTTLALAIGLFVANWIRPGAGLPLKATEHLALAVQKSGWEVALHAFPTNFFKHAAEADVLPVVVFSALIGIALTRVPDKGRPVLAFFEGLAQVMFKYTDMIMTLTPLGVFGAMAYNVSHMAAGQAVNGVFVQGWAAVGHLLGQYAKLVGSLYLALILLVVLVFIPVMLTFRIPVLGFFRAIKDPALTAYSTASSEAALPKLLEEMVRFGVPRRVASFVIPTGYSFNLDGSTLYLVLASLAIAQAAGISMTLGQQISMMVMFMLTSKGVAGVPRATLVIIAATCASFGLPGEAGVAMILAVDEIMDMARTTVNVTGNGLASAVVARWEGVFREGEGGTEEEDLEPSS from the coding sequence GTGATCCGCAAGCCCTGGTTTCGCTCAAGCACCTTCTGGATCTTCTTCGGCCTGCTCATGGGCGTCGTCCTGGGCGGCTTCCTGCCCGCGGATCGCCACCCCTTCGCCTATGAATCCTTCCGGTTCCTGTCCAAGGCCTTCATCAGCCTCATCAAGAGCATCATCGTCCCCATCCTGGTGGCCACGGTCATCACGGGCATCGCCCAGACCGGGGACATCAAGGCGGTGGGGCGCATGGGCGGCAAGGCCCTGCTGTATTTCGAGGTCGTCACCACCCTGGCCCTGGCCATCGGGCTCTTCGTGGCCAACTGGATCCGCCCCGGCGCGGGCCTGCCCCTGAAGGCCACGGAGCACCTGGCGCTGGCGGTGCAGAAATCCGGGTGGGAGGTGGCCCTCCACGCCTTCCCCACGAATTTCTTCAAGCACGCCGCCGAGGCCGACGTGCTTCCGGTGGTGGTGTTCTCGGCGCTCATCGGCATCGCCCTCACCCGGGTGCCCGACAAGGGCCGGCCCGTGCTGGCCTTCTTCGAGGGGCTGGCGCAGGTGATGTTCAAGTACACCGATATGATCATGACCCTCACCCCGCTGGGCGTCTTCGGCGCCATGGCCTACAACGTCAGCCACATGGCCGCGGGGCAGGCCGTCAACGGCGTGTTCGTGCAGGGTTGGGCCGCCGTGGGCCACCTGCTGGGGCAGTACGCCAAGCTGGTGGGGAGCCTGTACCTGGCCCTGATCCTCCTGGTGGTGCTGGTTTTCATCCCGGTCATGCTGACCTTCCGCATCCCGGTCCTGGGCTTCTTCCGGGCCATCAAGGACCCGGCCCTCACCGCCTACTCCACCGCCTCCAGCGAAGCGGCCCTGCCCAAGCTCCTGGAGGAGATGGTGCGCTTCGGCGTTCCCCGGCGGGTGGCGAGCTTCGTCATCCCCACGGGCTACAGCTTCAACCTGGACGGGTCCACCCTCTACCTGGTGCTCGCCAGCCTGGCTATCGCCCAGGCGGCAGGCATTTCCATGACCCTGGGCCAGCAGATCTCCATGATGGTGATGTTCATGCTCACCTCCAAGGGGGTGGCGGGGGTGCCCCGGGCGACCCTCGTGATCATCGCCGCCACCTGCGCCAGCTTCGGCCTGCCCGGGGAGGCCGGCGTGGCCATGATCCTGGCGGTGGACGAGATCATGGACATGGCCCGCACCACCGTCAATGTCACGGGCAACGGCCTGGCCAGCGCGGTCGTCGCCCGGTGGGAGGGGGTGTTCCGGGAAGGGGAGGGCGGGACGGAGGAGGAGGACCTGGAACCCTCTTCTTGA
- a CDS encoding PAS domain-containing protein yields MSSTEPILQPGEYAVLVEQAPILIWRAGTDALCDYFNSRWLDFTGRTLAQELGNGWAEGVHPEDLQRCLDLYLDHFGRHAPFEMEYRLRRHDGAWRWISDRGTPMFGADGAFAGFIGSCTDITDRVEAQEALAAAQATRIRTLQGLLPICMCCKKIKNDQGYWEVLEKYVRDNSEADFSHGLCPECFPTYVARLQEEADRLLGG; encoded by the coding sequence ATGTCCTCCACAGAACCCATCCTCCAGCCCGGCGAATACGCGGTCCTGGTCGAGCAGGCCCCGATCCTCATCTGGAGGGCGGGCACCGACGCCCTGTGCGACTACTTCAATTCCCGGTGGCTGGACTTCACCGGGCGCACCCTGGCCCAGGAGCTGGGCAACGGCTGGGCCGAGGGCGTGCACCCGGAGGATCTCCAGCGGTGCCTGGACCTTTACCTGGACCACTTCGGCCGCCACGCGCCCTTCGAGATGGAGTACCGCCTGCGGCGCCACGACGGCGCCTGGCGGTGGATCTCCGACCGGGGCACGCCCATGTTCGGCGCGGACGGGGCCTTCGCGGGCTTCATCGGCAGCTGCACCGATATCACCGACCGCGTGGAGGCCCAGGAGGCCCTCGCCGCCGCCCAGGCCACCCGGATCCGCACCCTCCAGGGCCTCCTCCCCATCTGCATGTGCTGCAAGAAGATCAAGAACGACCAAGGGTACTGGGAGGTGCTGGAGAAGTACGTGCGCGACAACTCCGAGGCCGATTTCTCCCACGGCCTCTGCCCCGAATGCTTCCCCACCTACGTGGCCCGGCTCCAGGAGGAGGCGGACCGGCTCCTGGGGGGGTGA
- a CDS encoding phosphatase PAP2 family protein, with amino-acid sequence MKAIALLALPMLLLAGWTPAQAQARRGRYPEATRNFVDAATLDLSALPAPPLPGTLAAEADLETILQLQAWRTEAEVAWARGLDHLDIFAAGAAVGPWFTRAALPRCAQFLEEALGDGEHLNKVAKLTFRRLRPPYFDARVKPCVPILPWPKGEPPAGFYSYPSGHSTSIFILVELLGELVPDRREALTKWAHRAAWSRMLAGMHFPSDDMGGKHLAAIAVKAMRTNPAFRESMAACAQEIQAARPAQGIARVPDLRH; translated from the coding sequence ATGAAGGCAATCGCACTCCTGGCACTTCCCATGCTGCTGCTGGCCGGCTGGACCCCGGCCCAGGCCCAGGCCCGCCGCGGCCGGTACCCGGAGGCCACCCGCAATTTCGTGGACGCCGCCACCCTGGATCTGTCCGCCCTGCCCGCACCGCCCCTCCCGGGGACCCTGGCCGCCGAGGCCGACCTGGAGACGATCCTCCAGCTCCAGGCCTGGCGCACCGAGGCCGAGGTGGCCTGGGCCCGGGGACTGGACCACCTGGACATCTTCGCCGCCGGCGCCGCCGTGGGGCCCTGGTTCACCCGGGCCGCCCTGCCCCGCTGCGCCCAGTTCCTGGAGGAGGCCCTGGGGGACGGCGAGCACCTGAACAAGGTCGCCAAGCTCACGTTCCGCCGGCTCCGCCCCCCGTACTTCGACGCCCGGGTCAAGCCCTGCGTCCCCATCCTGCCCTGGCCCAAGGGCGAGCCCCCCGCGGGCTTCTACTCCTACCCCAGCGGGCATTCCACCTCCATCTTCATCCTGGTCGAACTCCTGGGCGAGCTCGTCCCCGACCGGCGCGAGGCCCTGACCAAATGGGCCCACAGGGCCGCCTGGAGCCGCATGCTCGCGGGCATGCACTTCCCCTCCGACGACATGGGCGGCAAGCACCTCGCCGCGATCGCCGTGAAGGCCATGAGGACCAACCCAGCCTTCCGGGAGTCCATGGCGGCCTGCGCCCAGGAGATCCAGGCCGCCCGGCCTGCCCAGGGCATCGCACGTGTCCCGGACCTTCGCCACTGA
- a CDS encoding AMP-binding protein, whose protein sequence is MGATPEGLPVTRDLTIGQALDAAVAANPDGDAVVYADRDYRLTWRQFSDQVDLMAKGLMALGVGKGEKVAVWATNVPHWVTLQFATARIGAVLLTVNTNYKSTEIDYLLRQSDTENLFIIDGVRDTDYVATLFELVPELRDHPRGQLRSPRFPSLRRVVFLGAQKHRGMYAVPEVLALARTVPDEDYRARQAGLRSGDVINMQYTSGTTGFPKGVQLTHHNILNNGFWIGHNQNLTRLDRVCIPVPLFHCFGCVLGVMACVSHGSTLVLLEKYDPVTVMMSVEREACTALYGVPTMFINVLEHPLFPKFDFSSLRTGIMAGSPCPVKTMRACVDRMHMSELTICYGLTESSPVVTQTRFDEPSLEVKCATVGRAMPGIEMAVVTESGEVAALGEQGELCSRGYTTMAGYYRMPDETRQCVDADGWLHSGDIGTMDAEGYYRVTGRLKDMIIRGGENIYPKELEEYIHHLEGVSDVQVVGVPSARYGEQCAAFIILRPGADLSEADVQDFCRGRIAWYKIPRFVAFVEAYPMTASGKIQKYLLREEAARRWPSA, encoded by the coding sequence ATGGGCGCCACCCCCGAGGGGCTCCCCGTCACCCGGGACCTCACCATCGGCCAGGCCCTGGACGCCGCCGTGGCCGCCAACCCGGACGGGGACGCGGTGGTGTACGCCGACCGGGACTACCGCCTCACCTGGCGGCAGTTCTCCGACCAGGTGGACCTCATGGCCAAGGGCCTCATGGCCCTGGGCGTCGGGAAGGGGGAGAAGGTGGCGGTTTGGGCCACCAACGTCCCCCACTGGGTGACCCTCCAGTTCGCAACGGCCCGCATCGGCGCGGTGCTCCTCACGGTGAACACCAACTACAAGTCCACGGAGATCGACTACCTTCTCCGCCAATCCGACACGGAGAACCTCTTCATCATCGACGGCGTGCGGGACACCGACTACGTGGCCACCCTCTTCGAGCTGGTGCCCGAGCTCAGGGACCACCCCAGGGGCCAGCTGCGGTCCCCGCGCTTCCCCAGCCTCCGGCGCGTGGTCTTCCTGGGGGCCCAGAAGCACAGAGGCATGTACGCCGTGCCCGAGGTGCTGGCCCTGGCCCGCACCGTGCCGGACGAGGACTACCGGGCCCGCCAGGCCGGGCTGCGCAGCGGCGACGTGATCAACATGCAGTACACCTCCGGCACCACCGGCTTCCCCAAGGGCGTCCAGCTCACCCACCACAACATCCTCAACAACGGGTTCTGGATCGGCCACAACCAGAATCTCACCCGCCTGGACCGGGTGTGCATCCCGGTGCCGCTCTTCCACTGCTTCGGGTGCGTGCTGGGGGTCATGGCCTGCGTGAGCCACGGGTCCACCCTGGTGCTCCTGGAGAAGTACGACCCGGTGACGGTGATGATGAGCGTGGAGCGGGAGGCCTGCACGGCCCTCTACGGCGTGCCCACGATGTTCATCAACGTCCTGGAGCACCCGCTCTTCCCGAAATTCGACTTCAGCAGCCTGCGGACCGGGATCATGGCCGGCTCCCCCTGCCCCGTGAAGACCATGCGCGCCTGCGTGGACCGCATGCACATGTCCGAACTGACCATCTGCTACGGCCTCACGGAATCCAGCCCCGTGGTCACCCAGACCCGCTTCGACGAGCCCAGCCTGGAGGTGAAGTGCGCCACCGTGGGCCGGGCCATGCCCGGCATCGAGATGGCGGTGGTCACGGAATCCGGCGAGGTGGCCGCCCTGGGCGAGCAGGGGGAGCTCTGCAGCCGGGGCTACACCACCATGGCGGGCTACTACCGCATGCCCGACGAGACCCGCCAGTGCGTGGACGCCGACGGCTGGCTCCACTCGGGCGACATCGGCACCATGGACGCCGAAGGCTACTACCGCGTCACCGGACGCCTCAAGGACATGATCATCCGCGGCGGCGAGAACATCTACCCCAAGGAGCTGGAGGAGTACATCCACCACCTGGAGGGCGTCTCAGACGTGCAGGTGGTGGGCGTCCCCAGCGCCCGGTACGGCGAGCAGTGCGCCGCCTTCATCATCCTCCGCCCCGGCGCCGACCTCTCCGAAGCCGACGTCCAGGACTTCTGCCGCGGCCGCATCGCCTGGTACAAGATCCCCCGCTTCGTGGCCTTCGTGGAGGCCTACCCCATGACCGCCAGCGGCAAGATCCAGAAGTACCTCCTGCGCGAAGAGGCCGCGCGCCGGTGGCCCTCGGCGTAG
- a CDS encoding cupin domain-containing protein, translating to MPEAMELGTRIAAFRERLGLSRAELAANAGVAAGVVEAVEEGRAYPPLGTLLKLARALGQRPGTFMDDHYREDPLVVRASDRQREAPDAVTGPYRYFSLGRGKTDRHMEPLFIEVAPDPAEAPSSHEGEEFLIVLAGEVVVQYGDAVHTLGPGDTMYYNSIVPHLVRAGGGRPASLCAVIFQPF from the coding sequence ATGCCGGAAGCCATGGAACTGGGTACCCGGATCGCGGCCTTCCGGGAGCGGCTGGGGCTGAGCCGGGCCGAGCTGGCCGCCAACGCCGGCGTCGCGGCAGGCGTGGTGGAGGCGGTGGAGGAGGGCCGCGCCTACCCGCCCCTGGGCACCCTGCTCAAGCTGGCCCGGGCCCTGGGCCAGCGCCCGGGGACCTTCATGGACGACCACTACCGGGAGGATCCCCTCGTCGTCCGGGCAAGCGACCGCCAGCGGGAGGCGCCGGACGCCGTCACGGGTCCCTACCGCTACTTCTCCCTGGGCCGCGGCAAGACCGACCGGCACATGGAGCCCCTGTTCATCGAGGTGGCGCCGGACCCGGCGGAAGCCCCCTCCAGCCACGAAGGCGAGGAGTTCCTCATCGTCCTCGCCGGCGAGGTGGTGGTGCAGTACGGGGACGCCGTCCACACCCTCGGCCCCGGGGACACCATGTACTACAACTCCATCGTCCCCCACCTGGTGCGCGCCGGCGGGGGGCGCCCCGCCTCCCTCTGCGCGGTCATCTTCCAGCCCTTCTGA
- a CDS encoding serine hydrolase has translation MTLNPWDPSISFRARRAAATFALLFLGGISLGAKAIQRPALHSASVLVQDQKTGEAILQKHSDEVVPVASLTKLMTAMVLLDSKVDMEERLTILEEDKDLLRHSHSRLPVGTVLTRSQALQLALMASENRAAHALARTYPGGVAAFVAEMNAKARAMGLATAHFEDPTGLSSGNVASAWDMARIVDQAHRHPQVRAFSTRVRTTVDFKHHPIEFHNSNMLLASSRWSIGLSKTGFIDESGQCLVMQAQLAQRPVLIVLLDATGRHSRFDDANRIREWMEGPAPERRERPARARRHRRPRLRVVSHRR, from the coding sequence ATGACCTTGAACCCCTGGGACCCTTCGATTTCCTTCCGAGCCCGGCGCGCCGCGGCCACCTTCGCCCTCCTGTTCCTGGGCGGGATCTCCCTGGGGGCCAAGGCCATCCAGCGCCCCGCCCTGCACAGCGCCTCGGTGCTGGTGCAGGACCAGAAGACGGGGGAGGCGATCCTCCAGAAGCACTCCGACGAGGTGGTGCCCGTGGCCTCCCTCACCAAGCTCATGACCGCCATGGTCCTCCTGGACAGCAAGGTGGACATGGAGGAGCGCCTGACCATCCTGGAGGAGGACAAGGACCTGCTCCGGCACAGCCACTCCCGGCTCCCCGTGGGCACCGTGCTCACGCGGTCCCAGGCCCTCCAGCTGGCCCTCATGGCCTCGGAGAACCGGGCCGCCCACGCCCTGGCGCGCACCTACCCGGGGGGCGTGGCGGCCTTCGTGGCCGAGATGAACGCCAAGGCCCGGGCCATGGGCCTTGCCACGGCCCACTTCGAGGACCCCACGGGACTCTCCTCCGGCAACGTGGCCTCCGCCTGGGACATGGCCCGCATCGTGGACCAGGCCCACCGCCACCCCCAGGTGAGGGCCTTCTCCACCCGCGTCCGCACCACCGTGGACTTCAAGCACCACCCCATCGAGTTCCACAACAGCAACATGCTCCTGGCCAGCTCCCGCTGGAGCATCGGGCTTTCCAAGACGGGCTTCATCGACGAGTCCGGACAGTGCCTGGTGATGCAGGCCCAGCTGGCCCAGCGGCCCGTCCTCATCGTCCTCCTGGACGCCACGGGCCGGCACTCCCGCTTCGACGACGCCAACCGCATCCGGGAATGGATGGAGGGCCCCGCCCCGGAGCGCCGCGAGCGTCCCGCGCGCGCCAGGCGCCACCGGCGGCCCCGTTTACGGGTTGTCTCCCACCGGAGGTAG
- the rpiB gene encoding ribose 5-phosphate isomerase B — MDPQRVEQLVSEVVREVLSRRGAQRRVALGSDHGGFDLKKRLAGLLEAKGFGVLDVGCPDKTACDYPDFAKAVARAVLGGACEMGIMIDGAGIGSSMACNRFPGIRAALCYDLKTILNSRQHNNANVLTLGAGANPPEVVEQMVLTWLATPYEGGRHQKRVEKIES; from the coding sequence ATGGATCCCCAACGGGTCGAGCAGCTCGTTTCTGAAGTGGTGCGGGAGGTGCTCTCCCGTCGCGGGGCCCAGCGCCGGGTCGCCCTGGGCTCGGATCACGGCGGCTTCGACCTGAAGAAGCGCCTGGCCGGCCTGCTGGAGGCCAAGGGCTTCGGGGTGCTGGACGTGGGCTGCCCGGACAAGACCGCCTGCGACTACCCGGATTTCGCCAAGGCCGTGGCCCGGGCGGTGCTGGGGGGCGCGTGCGAAATGGGGATCATGATCGACGGGGCGGGCATCGGCTCCTCCATGGCGTGCAACCGCTTCCCGGGCATCCGGGCCGCGCTCTGCTACGACCTGAAGACCATCCTCAATTCCCGCCAGCACAACAACGCCAACGTCCTCACCCTTGGGGCGGGGGCCAATCCGCCCGAGGTGGTGGAGCAGATGGTCCTGACCTGGTTGGCGACCCCCTACGAGGGCGGACGGCACCAGAAGCGGGTGGAAAAGATCGAAAGCTGA
- the deoC gene encoding deoxyribose-phosphate aldolase, with amino-acid sequence MIDHTLLKPEATAAEVETLCAEARQYGFCSVCVNTSWVSRCRDLLRGSKVKVCCVVGFPLGAMDTRSKAYETREAIANGADEIDMVINIGALKSGDLALVEKDVRAVVQAARNKTTKVILETGLLTDEEKVTACTICKNAGATFVKTSTGFAKGSVATEADIALMRRTVGPRMGVKASGGVRSLADAKKMIAAGATRIGASSGVAIVTGGEGKGY; translated from the coding sequence ATGATCGACCACACCCTGCTCAAGCCCGAGGCCACCGCCGCGGAAGTGGAGACCCTCTGCGCCGAGGCCCGCCAGTACGGCTTCTGCTCGGTGTGCGTGAATACCTCCTGGGTGTCCCGCTGCCGCGACCTGCTCCGCGGTTCCAAGGTGAAGGTGTGCTGCGTGGTGGGCTTCCCCCTGGGCGCCATGGACACCCGCTCCAAGGCCTACGAGACCCGCGAAGCCATCGCCAACGGCGCCGACGAGATCGACATGGTCATCAATATCGGCGCCCTCAAGTCCGGGGACCTGGCCCTGGTGGAGAAGGACGTGCGCGCCGTGGTCCAGGCCGCCCGCAACAAGACCACCAAGGTGATCCTGGAGACCGGCCTCCTCACCGACGAGGAGAAGGTCACGGCCTGCACCATCTGCAAGAACGCCGGGGCGACCTTCGTGAAGACCTCCACGGGCTTCGCCAAGGGCAGCGTCGCCACCGAGGCCGACATCGCGCTGATGCGGCGCACGGTGGGCCCGCGCATGGGCGTGAAGGCCTCGGGCGGCGTGCGCAGCCTGGCCGACGCGAAGAAGATGATCGCCGCGGGCGCCACGCGCATCGGGGCCAGTTCAGGCGTGGCCATCGTCACCGGTGGCGAAGGGAAGGGGTACTGA